Proteins co-encoded in one Microcebus murinus isolate Inina chromosome 5, M.murinus_Inina_mat1.0, whole genome shotgun sequence genomic window:
- the LOC105884646 gene encoding large ribosomal subunit protein eL42-like, with translation MYASQLSRKSSRFVISYSKCKFVLTDSYCGSEYLTPGMGYNLLATAEWTPGECSHKHGEHSKTCRTFCKKCGKHKPHKVTQYRKGKDSLYAQGKRHYDRKQSDYGGQAKLIFRKKAKTTKKIVLRLQCVKPNCGSKRMLAIKRRKHFELGRNKKRKGQVIQFYASFVLI, from the exons ATGTACGCCTCACAGCTGTCTCGAAAGAGCAGTCGCTTTGTCATTTCCTATTCCAAGTGCAAATTCGTCCTCACTGACAGTTACTGTGGGTCGGAATATCTGAC ACCTGGAATGGGTTATAACCTGCTTGCCACAGCAGAGTGGACGCCAGGAG AATGCTCACACAAACATGGTGAACATTCTAAAACCTGCAGGACTTTCTGTAAGAAATGTGGCAAGCATAAACCCCACAAAGTGACACAGTACAGGAAGGGCAAGGATTCTCTGTATGCCCAGGGAAAGCGGCATTATGACAGGAAGCAGAGTGACTATGGTGGGCAGGCTAAGCTGATTTTCCGGAAAAAagctaaaactacaaagaagattGTGCTGAGGCTTCAATGTGTCAAGCCCAACTGCGGATCTAAGAGAATGCTGGCTATTAAGAGACGCAAGCACTTTGAACTGGgaagaaataagaagagaaaaggcCAAGTGATCCAATTCTATGCgtcttttgttttaatatga